The Deinococcus carri genome contains a region encoding:
- the purM gene encoding phosphoribosylformylglycinamidine cyclo-ligase — MTYSKRADSAQSQEPSAYERAGVSIEAGHRAVSLMKGAVARTHNRHVLGGIGGFGGLFRPEFSGMQDPVLVASTDGVGTKTKVAVRTGRFGGLGADIVNHCVNDILVQGARPLFFLDYVAMGQLSPERVAEVVTGAAGACEALGVALLGGETAEMPGVYVEGELDIVGTIVGAVDRPKLVDGSRIEAGDAVIALPSSGLHTNGYSLARLALGELDWQEERADLGGGRLEDLLVEPHRAYVAAFDALEGAGVDLRGMAHITGGGLVDNPPRVFPAGIGMRVDTGSWIVPPLFELIVRQAQVGRHEAFRALNMGVGFLFIVPAAQREVALAALREAGETPWVLGEMVPGEGVTFGEGAAS; from the coding sequence ATGACGTACAGCAAACGGGCCGACAGCGCCCAGTCGCAGGAGCCGTCCGCCTACGAGCGCGCGGGCGTGAGCATCGAGGCGGGGCACCGTGCCGTCAGCCTGATGAAGGGGGCCGTGGCCCGCACCCACAACCGGCACGTGCTGGGCGGCATCGGCGGCTTCGGCGGCCTCTTCCGCCCCGAGTTTTCCGGGATGCAGGACCCCGTTCTGGTCGCCTCCACCGACGGCGTGGGCACCAAGACCAAGGTGGCGGTGCGGACCGGGCGCTTCGGCGGCCTGGGAGCCGACATCGTCAACCACTGCGTGAACGACATCCTGGTACAGGGGGCGCGCCCGCTGTTTTTCCTCGATTACGTGGCGATGGGCCAGCTCAGCCCTGAACGGGTGGCCGAGGTGGTCACGGGCGCGGCCGGGGCCTGTGAGGCGCTGGGCGTGGCCCTGCTGGGCGGCGAGACGGCCGAGATGCCCGGCGTGTACGTGGAGGGCGAACTCGATATCGTGGGTACCATCGTGGGCGCGGTGGACCGGCCGAAACTGGTGGACGGCTCGCGCATCGAGGCCGGTGACGCCGTGATCGCCCTGCCCAGCAGCGGGCTACATACCAACGGCTACAGCCTCGCGCGCCTGGCCCTGGGCGAGCTGGACTGGCAGGAGGAGCGGGCCGACCTGGGCGGCGGGCGGCTCGAAGACCTGCTGGTCGAGCCGCACCGCGCCTACGTGGCGGCCTTCGACGCCCTCGAAGGGGCCGGGGTGGACCTGCGCGGCATGGCGCACATCACGGGCGGCGGGCTGGTGGACAATCCGCCCCGCGTCTTCCCGGCCGGCATCGGCATGCGGGTGGACACGGGATCGTGGATCGTCCCGCCCCTCTTCGAGCTGATTGTTCGGCAGGCGCAGGTCGGGCGGCACGAGGCCTTCCGGGCGTTGAACATGGGCGTGGGGTTCCTGTTCATCGTGCCCGCCGCGCAGCGGGAGGTGGCTCTGGCGGCCCTGCGGGAGGCGGGTGAGACGCCCTGGGTTCTCGGCGAGATGGTGCCGGGCGAGGGCGTGACGTTCGGGGAGGGAGCCGCTTCTTGA
- a CDS encoding histidine phosphatase family protein: MSRGRPPTGFVPPDRRSATEFWVVRHGESTWNADGRYQGQTDVPLSHVGILQASSLAERLTGQHFDAVYSSDLARASQTAEIVAERLSGHPTVQPDPGLREIDVGELSGLVLADIEARYPDYLRDLRADPWATRRPGGESMADLFARCGAAFERLRARHPGGRVLVFTHGGVVRVAVGLALGGISGNAWARLSVTNTSITRVLLGERSGTLLGFNDDAHLENLIEATEADDVLGQAT; encoded by the coding sequence TTGAGCCGCGGGCGTCCGCCGACGGGGTTCGTGCCCCCCGACCGCCGGTCGGCCACCGAGTTCTGGGTGGTGCGGCACGGCGAGAGCACCTGGAACGCCGACGGGCGCTACCAGGGGCAGACCGACGTGCCGCTCAGCCATGTGGGGATTCTCCAGGCCTCCAGCCTCGCCGAGCGGCTGACCGGGCAGCACTTCGACGCCGTGTATTCCAGCGACCTGGCCCGCGCCTCCCAGACCGCCGAGATCGTGGCCGAGCGCCTGAGCGGCCACCCCACCGTGCAGCCCGACCCCGGCCTGCGCGAGATTGACGTGGGCGAACTCAGCGGGCTGGTGCTGGCCGATATCGAGGCGCGGTACCCGGACTACCTGCGCGACCTGCGCGCCGACCCCTGGGCCACCCGCCGCCCCGGCGGGGAGAGCATGGCCGACCTGTTCGCCCGCTGCGGCGCGGCCTTCGAGCGCCTGCGTGCCCGTCACCCCGGCGGCCGGGTGCTGGTCTTCACGCACGGCGGCGTGGTCCGGGTCGCGGTCGGCCTCGCGCTGGGGGGCATCTCGGGCAATGCCTGGGCACGCCTGAGCGTCACCAACACCTCCATCACCCGCGTGCTGCTGGGCGAGCGCAGCGGCACCCTGCTGGGCTTCAACGACGACGCCCACCTGGAGAACCTGATCGAGGCCACCGAGGCGGACGACGTGCTGGGGCAAGCGACGTGA